From the genome of Adhaeribacter pallidiroseus:
ATTACCTTTACCAACCGCAAAGCGTTTCACGTGATCTATGGGTATAAAAGCTGCTTTAAGTAAACCGTTTGCCGCCTACATGCACCAGCGCAACCAAGCCTGGATGCAACAACCGGCGCTGGCGCAGCAGAAAATATTTAATAATCTTATTCAAAAAGGCCAGCAAACTAAGTTTGGTCACGATCATTTTTTTAAAAATATTCGCACCCACGCCGATTTTACCCAGGCCGTACCCGTCCGCGACTACGAAGGTTTAGCGCCTTACCTGGAAAAAGTGAAAAAAGGAGAACCAGATGTAGTATGGCCGGGTAAACCCATTTACTTTGCTAAAACCTCGGGCACCACTTCCGGTACCAAATACATCCCGATTACCGCCGATTCTATTTCGAACCACATTAACGGCGCCCGCGATGCTTTATTAGCCTACGTGCACCAAACCGGTAAATCAACTTTTCTGGATGGTAAATTAATTTTCTTATCGGGTAGCCCGGAGCTCGATGAAGTAAGTGGCATTAAAACGGGTCGCTTATCCGGCATTGCTAACCACCACGTGCCCGCCTATTTGCGGCGCAACCAACTGCCCAGTTACCAAACCAACTGCATTGAGGATTGGGAAGAAAAGCTGGACGCCATTATTGCCGAAACCATCAACCAGCGCATGACGCTTATTTCGGGCATTCCGCCCTGGGTGCAGATGTATTTCGATAAAATTACCGCCCGCACCGGTAAAAAAATAAAAGACGTATTTCCGGATTTTTCCTTGTTTGTGTACGGTGGGGTAAATTTTGAACCATATCGCGCCAAGCTGATGGAAAGCATTGGCAAATCTATTGATTCCATTGAGCTTTTTCCGGCCTCCGAAGGTTTTTTTGCTTACCAAAACGAGCAGGACGATCCCGGGATGTTGTTGCTGCTGAACTCCGGCATATTCTACGAGTTTATTCCGGCCGCTGAATATTACAATGAAAATCCGCGGCGCTTACCTATTTCGGAAGTAGAAACCGGTATAAACTATGCTTTGGTAGTAAGCAGCAATGCTGGTTTATGGAGTTATTCTATCGGCGATACGGTAAAATTTACTTCTATCAACCCGTACAAAGTAATCGTGAGTGGTCGCATCAAGCATTTCATTTCGGCTTTTGGCGAGCACGTTATTGGCGAAGAAGTTGAAAAAGCTTTGCGGAATGCTATGCAAAAATTTAAGGAAGTAGAAGTAGTAGAGTTTACAGTAGCCCCTTACGTAAGCCAAACTGCCAGTAAATCGTACCATGAATGGCTAGTGGCCTTTGCTAAACCACCGCAGGATTTAGCTGCCTTTAGTCAGGAGCTGGACAAACAGTTACGGGCTTTAAACGTGTATTACGATGATTTAATTGTGGGCAACATCTTAACTCCGCTTCAATTAACGGCTTTGCCGCCGGATGCTTTTCAACGCTACATGAAAGATTTAGGTAAACTGGGTGGCCAAAACAAAGTACCCCGCTTAAGCAACGACCGGACTATTGCTGAAGCGCTGTTGCGCGTAAAAATTTAAAAAAGTTCTTTTATCAAAAGACCTATTTAATTAAAAAAGCAAATTGAAAAAAAGAATAGCGGTACTAGGCTCTACTGGTTCCATCGGCACCCAGGCATTAGAAGTAATTCAGGCGCACCCCGAAGCCTTTGAAGTAGAAGTACTAACCGCCCACAACAACGCCGATTTACTCATTACCCAAGCGCTGGCGGTAAAACCCAATGTAGTAGTGATTGGCCAAGAAACTTTGTACGATAAAGTTTTTGAAGCGCTGGATGCGCACAATATAAAAGTTTACGCCGGTAAAAACGCTTTAAATTCGGTGGTGCAAATGGATACTATTGATGTAGTATTAACCGCCATGGTGGGTTATTCGGGCCTGGAACCTACCATTAAAGCCATTGAAGCGGGTAAAAACATTGCTCTGGCAAATAAGGAAACGTTGGTGGTAGCCGGCCAGTTAATTACCGATCTGGCCCGCGCTAAAGGGGTAAATATTTACCCCGTAGATTCAGAACACAGTGCTATTTTTCAATGTTTAGTTGGAGAGTTTCATAATCCGATTGAGAAGATAATTTTAACCGCTTCCGGGGGACCGTTCCGAGGCAAAGGCCAACAATTTTTAAGTACGGTAACCCGCGAGCAAGCTTTAAAGCACCCGAACTGGGACATGGGCGCTAAAATTACCATTGATTCGGCCTCGCTCATGAACAAAGGCTTGGAAGTAATTGAGGCCAAGTGGCTGTTTCATTTGCAAAATCAGCAGATAGACGTAGTCGTGCATCCGCAATCGATTGTGCATTCGCTGGTGCAGTTTCAGGATGGATCATTGAAAGCCCAATTAGGTTTGCCCGATATGAAACTGCCTATTCAATACGCCTTAAGTTACCCCCACAGACTAAAAAACAGCTTTCCCCGTTTTAACTTCGTTGATTATCCGCAGCTAACCTTCGAGAAGCCCGATGTAGAAACTTTCCGCAATTTAGCACTGGCTTTTGCGGCCATGGAGCAGGGTGGTAATGCGGCTTGTGTCTTAAATGCTGCCAACGAAGTAGCCGTGCAGGCTTTTTTAGAGAAGAAAGTAGGTTTTTTGCAAATGTCCGACATAATCGAAAGTTGTCTGGCAAAAGTTGCTTATATTGCTCATCCGGCACTTACCGATTATATGGCTACCGATCAAGAAACCCGTCGGGTAGCGCAAGAAATGATTAAGTTTTAACTTTAAACGCCTAAATTTGTTTTTCAAGCGGCTCTGGTTTTTGTTTAGATATAGAGTAATAAAACCGCTAAAATTTTAATTATTTTTTTAAATGGATTTTTCTGAAATAGAATTTTTAGATCTTTTTGTTACAATCGCTCAATTTCTTTTGGGTCTTTCTTTTTTAGTGGCCATTCATGAATTTGGCCACATGTTAACGGCCAAATGGTTTGGTATGCGGGTAGAAAAATACGCTATCGGCTTTCCTCCCAAGATTATTGGGAAACAAATCGGCGAAACCGAGTACATGATTGGCGCGATCCCTTTGGGCGGTTTCGTTAAAATCTCCGGAATGGTAGATGAGTCTTTGGATACCAACATGTTAAACGAGCCACCTAAACCCTACGAGTTCAGGGCTAAACCTGCTTGGCAGCGCTTAATTGTAATGCTGGGTGGTGTTTTGGTAAACGTGTTGGCAGGTATTATCATATTTGTTTTATTGCTTTACATTTATGGCGAAAGGTACCTGCTGATTAATGATGCAACCTATGGCATAGTAGCAACTACGGTGGGCCAGCAAATAGGTCTTAAAGATGGGGACAAAATAGTAAAGGTTAATGGCAAAGCTATCAAAGAGTTTGATGAAATTAATAATCCGGACTTGTTGCTGGATAACGATCAAATCAATTACACTATTAACCGCGATGGTAAATTTATAGAAATTAAGCCTTCTGCTAATTTACTGAATGAGATTATAAAAGAAAACGAGCCAGTAGCAGCAGAGCGTAGCCCGTTCGTAGTTATCGATGTTACAAAGAAAAAAGCCATAAAAGCTGGTTTAAAAGCCGGAGATAAAATAGTTCAGGTAGCAGGGCAACCTGTTCAATATTATCATCAATTTTATAAGGCTTTACAAAGTAATAAAGGCAAAGTAACTAAAATTGTTGTAGAAAGAGGAAACCAAAATTTGGCCTTACAAGTGCCGGTAAATAAAAGAGGCCTTTTAGGTATAGAAGTAAAAAGCTTACTAAATTATAAGACAAGGCATTATACTTTTGCGCAATCCATCCCCAGAGGTGCTCAAAAAGCCTTTAATATTATTGTGCTTAATATTAAAGGCTTCAGTAAAATTTTCCGCGGCAAAATCAAAGCCAGTAATGCGGTAAGTGGGCCTATTGGTATTGCCAGTTTATTTGGTGGCTCTTGGGTCATGTTTTGGTCGTTAGTTGGCATGCTTTCCATGGTTCTGGCCTTTATGAACTTGTTACCTATTCCTGCCTTGGATGGCGGGCACGTCATGTTTTTAACCTACGAAATGGTAACGGGCCAAAAGCCTTCGGATAAATTTTTAGAAAATGCCCAGAAAGTGGGCATGGTGCTTTTATTAGGCTTAATGGTTTATGCCTTTGGCAACGATATCTATAAATTATTTACCTGATTTTAAATTAGAAAGCCATGCAAAGAAGGAGAAGGTACAGCGGGTGGCTGGTTTTTTTAATTTTTTTATCTTATCATCTGGTCCGAGCGCAAGCGCCAATTGCTGATTCGCTCCTAACAAGCAAAACAAAAGAGCTTACTGAGCAGCACTTAGTTCAACCCGGCGATACGTATTACCGCTTGGCAAAATTATACCAGGTGCCGGTAGATTCATTGATATCCTGGAACGGAGAAATTCTACCCGCAGGTAAATTCATTCGTGTGCGTCCTAAAGTTGCCAGTGATTTAACTCCAAGCTCCGAATCCGGGAGTAGCGCACCTGTATCGCCTACTAATGCTTTGTTTAAGTCTACCAAAAGTAAAAGTACGGTTGTTGCTGTTCCGCCTAATACTCCGGTTAGTACTACCATCACACCTGCGCCGGTAATTCATAAAACAGTTCAGCGGGTAATGGTGGTGCCGTTTGATCCGTACCTGTACTTTTCGGATGCCGATGAGGATATCGCCCGCCAATCGCGGGTGCCACGGCCCCAAGTACGTTATGGTTTCCGGAGCCGGCTAAGCGCTTTGCTAACGCCGCCTGGTTTTGAAACAATTAATTTATTACGGACTGGTACCAATAGAAATGCGGATTCGCTCCCCGAGATTTATAAATCTTTAAATTACCAGTACCGGAATGTTACATCTTCCAGGTTTAATCCTTTGCCCCCGAAGCAAAAAGCCATAATGTCTGGTCCGAAAACTTGGTTTTTAAAACAGAAAGAGAAGGCCGGCATCGCTACCGTACAAGAAGCAACGGTAGCGGCGGAGGGAGATAAGTACTACGGCGTAACTGTGAAAAGCCCAAATTTTTATACGTACTATAACAACCGCTACCAGCCCGATTATTATTTATTCATTAACCAGTTCGAAATCCATACCGATTATAGTAATTGTCTCGACCGAACTACGCAGGATTTTATTCGGGAGTTTACGGTTCATTACACCATTTTTGATGCGCAGGGTAATTTAATAGCCGGCAATAAAGTAAAAATACCGTACGTGTCGAATATGAATGATCTGGAGAAAATAAGCCGGGATAATTTAGGTAAGATAGCCCAACGCATTTTAGCCGATCTGCCACCCCCGCAAATTCCGGAATCGGAAGCCGCTCAGAATTAAATAATTTAAAAATTCTGATTAAATATTAATCTTTATTGAGGTAAAGAAGTTATAATCCCTTGTTGGACATAATAATGACATAAAAGGAATATAATGGATAACAAATCAGTAGTTACAATTTTAAATATTATTGCTGCTTCTGTAACTATCTATTCTACAGTCCCAGTTTTTGACTATTTCTCAAACTCTAGTGGCGGATGTGATGGCGGACTTTGTGCCTATGGAATAATATTCGGTGCAATTTGTTTTGTTTTAGTATTACTTATTTTCTCATCTCACTGGTCATTTACTATTAAGGGAGTAAAGAAATTACAAGAATTAAAAATGGAAGGAATGAATATGTTTTTAATCTCCTTTATCTTTTCTTTATTGATTTTACCATTTGGTGAGATGTTCTCTAAACCAAAAATTATATATCTGCTTTCAATTAATTTAATAAATTTTATGGGACTGATTTATTATTTTAATAATATGCCTAAATCTTCTTGGTTTGAAAATTGGTTTGGCTTTAAAAAGAAATAAAATTACTATGCCCAATCATACCTAAAGCACACTAAAGCGTACCTTAGCCAGGGCGGTAGATTGGTTTAAATACTTTGTTTATTCTTTCAAATTAGCAGGTTCTGGTTTTACTAATTTAAACTCCACACGCCGGTTAATCTGCCGGTCTTCTTCGGTTTGTTCTTCGCGTAAGGGCTCCGAACTGCCATAACCCCAGGCTTGCACCCGGTCGTCCGGAATTTTGCCTTTTTGCTCAATGTATTTTTTAATGGAATCAGCGCGTTTCTGCGATAATTCGGTATTAAACTCCGGGTCGCCGCTCGCATCGGTATGACCACCAATTTTTAATGTAAAAGTAGGATGATCAGCCAGAAACAAGACAATCCGATCAAGTATTGGTTCCATAATGGGTTTAATGTCCGATTTGCCTTCGTCGAACTCAATATTTTTAAAAATTAAAGGTATTTTATAGTTAATAGCCGACGTCATAATTTTGAGTACCGTATCCTGTTTCAAATCAATTTCTTTCTCTACGCTAAAAAAGTCGGGGCTCTGGATGAGAAGCATGTAGCGGTTCTGGTCAATTAAATCAAAATCAAAAGAACCATCGTTGCGGATGTACTTGGAGGCTACTTCAATGCCGTTGGTTAAATCAATTACCGAAACAATACCAGCCAGTGGGGAGTTGGTAACCGAATCCACGAGCGTACCTTCCAGGCGGGTTACCGCTAGGGGTTGCGCTTCCATGGGCAGCGGAAAAGAATATAAATCCAGATTTTTTAAATCGTTGGCCTCGGAGCGGGCATAATACAGGTTCTCGGATTTGCCATCGATGGTAAAATAATATTCGCTACCTTTGCCATTTACCAGTGGGCCAATATTGCGCGGTTCTTGCCACCGGCCATTCACGCGATAGGTTTTGTAAATATCAAAATCACCGTTATTTAGTAATTGCCCCCGCGAACTAAAGTATAATACTTGGTATTTCGGGTGAAAAAACGGGCTTACTTCGCTTTCGCGGGTATTGATGACCGGTCCCATGTTTTTAGCGGGTCCCCAGCGGCTATTTTTCTGTTTGGCGGTAAAATAAATGTCGGAAGTACCAAAGCCACCTAAGCGATCCGAAGCAAAATACAAAGTGTCTTCGCTCCGGGATAAGGTTGGTTGCGAATCCCAGGAAGGGCTGTTTACCTGCATGCCCAGGTTTTTAATGTTGCCCCAGGTACCATCTTTCATTTTTTTGGCCACGTATAAATCACAATTGCCGTGGCAGTCGCGGCAATCGCAGCGGGCAAAATACAAGGTTTGGCCATCTTTGCTCAAGCAAGCGGAGCCTTCGTTGTAAGTGCTGTTAATGGGCTTGCCAAACGATTTGGCCTTTTCCCAGTTACCATTTATGTTTTCGGTATAAAATAAATCTTCGTTATAGCCCGAGTTAATGGAAGGACCGCGGTTGCGGCGCGAGGTAAAAATTAAATTGTTGGTGTTGGCATTCATAGTGGGGCCATAATCTTCGTACTTAGAGTTAACATCCGGACCCATATTGGTATACACGCCTTTAGGCGGCTGAAAAGTATTAACGGCTTTGCGGTACTCTACCAGTTCATAATAAAAATTTAAAGGCAAGTACAACGATTTACTTTTGGCTTCCAGCGAATCGTAGTACAGCTGAATTTTAGTAATATCGGAGCGCGTATGTTTAAGAGCCAAGCGGTAAAAAGCTTTCGCATGATCCAGGTCGTTGGCTCGCTCGTATAATTGCGCTAAACGCCACAATAAAGAGGTATTGCGGTAAAAATTTTCGATGCCAAAGTTGTTGACGTAATTTCGGAGTAAAGGCAGGGCTTTCGCGTATTCTTTGCGTTTTTCGAGGCGGTTTATCGTTCTTAATTCTCGCCGGTTTTCAAAAAAAGAGATTTTATTCAGGTTAGGGAAGTCAATCACAACTTCGGCTTTAGGCTGGAACCGATGAGCCGTACTATCGCTACTTACTTTTCTTTTGAGCGAGAGTTTAGTTTGAGCCTGAACTGGCTCAAAAGTGCCGCAAAGTAAAACTAAAAATAAGTTAAATACAAAAATGCGACGCATACAACCAATTCAGCGTTTTCGGCACGTATATTCAATTAATTGATATTCAATTAGTCAAATATACCGTAAAATAATTCAAAACCACAACACTTATTAAATAGATATCTTGAATTAATTAAAATTTAAAAAAACAGTTAAGTAGGGATGACCAATTAGCTAGTAAACCAGGTTGTCTGGAAATAATACAAGAGTCGTATTGCTGCTTTCTACTACCGTTAGATTTGAGCCGATAGCCTGTAAAAAAGAATTAAAAAGAACAGCATTAATCTTTTTTAGAATAGTTTTTAAAATGGCAGGGCTTGTGTTGGCATAGGACTTGACAATTACTTATATTGATTTAAATTTACAATTCACTTCGCTGGTTGCTGTCAGTTTGGCACATCCCTGTACACTATGGATTATAACGCTGCTATTCTTCACGAGTTGTTTCTCGCTAATTCCCGGAGCGACGACCCGGAAGATATGATTTCTATTATTACTACTGAACCCGAAAACGACGACTTTGCTAGTAAAAAAATACCCGAATTGCTGCCTATTTTACCGGTGCGCAATACCGTTTTATTTCCGGGAGTGGTGCTGCCGATTACCGTTACCCGCAAAAAATCTATCCGGTTGGTGCGTAAAGCTTACCGCGGAAACAAAATACTAGGTGTAATAGCTCAGAAAAATACTAAAAGTGATGATCCTACTCTCGCCGATCTGTACGCGGTAGGTACCATGGCTAAAATCTTAAAAATGCTGGTGTTGCCTGACGGAAATACTACCATTATTATTCAAGGCCAAACCCGTTTTCAAATTAAAGAAGTAGTTCGCGAAATTCCTTATTTAACGGCTACGGTTAGTTATTGCCAGGAGTCCTTTCCGGCAAAGCCCAGCAAAGAAGTAAAAGCCTTGGTGCAGTCGCTGAAAGATGCCGCGGCGAAAATGTTGAAACTGAATCCGGAAATCCCCCAAGAAGCCCAGGTGGCGCTCGATAACATTGATTCGCCCAGCTTTTTAACGCATTTTCTGTCGTCGAATATCAACGTGGAAGTGCAGCAAAAACAATCGCTTCTGGAAATTAACGATGGGGTAGAGCGCGGTACCACCTTGCTGCAATTGATGCTGCGCGAAATTCAAATGCTCGAAATCAAGCACGAGATTCATAATAAAGTACACACCGATATTGACCAACAGCAGCGGGATTATTTCCTGCGGCAGCAAATAAAAGTTTTACAGGATGAGCTCGGTTTCGACGGCCCGGACCAGGAAATAGAACGTTTCCGGGAGGCCGCTAAAAAGAAGAAGTGGCCCGAAGCGGTAGCGAAACATTTTAACAAAGAAATTGAAAAATTAGCACGTTTAAACCCCGCCGCGGCCGAGTACCCGGTATCGGTAAATTACGTGGAATTTTTGCTGGAATTGCCTTGGGGCGAGTACACCCGGGATAATTTTAATTTAAAAAGAACCAAGAAAATTCTGGATGCCGATCATTACGGCTTGGAGAAAGTAAAAGAGCGCATTATTGAATATTTAGCGGTTTTAAAGCTAAAGAACGATATGAAAGCGCCTATTTTGTGTTTATACGGCCCACCGGGCGTAGGCAAAACGTCGCTGGGCCGTTCTATCGCCAAGTCTTTAGGGCGCAAGTATGTCAGAATGTCATTGGGTGGCGTGCGCGACGAAGCCGAGATCCGGGGTCACCGGAAAACCTACGTGGGGGCCATGCCGGGCAAAATCGTGAGCCAGATAAAAAAGATTGGATCAGCGAATCCGGTTATTGTACTGGACGAAATTGATAAAATTTCTTCCGATTTTCGGGGCGATCCTTCGTCGGCCTTGTTGGAAGTATTGGATCCGGAGCAAAACAGCACCTTCGTAGATAATTACTTAGAGGTAGAGTACGACTTATCAAAAGTTTTATTTATTGCTACCGCCAATGCTCTGGATACTATTCAACCGGCTTTGCGCGACCGCATGGAAATTATTGATATTACGGGCTACACCATCGAAGAAAAAACCGAAATAGCTAAAAAACACCTGGTACCGAAGCAAAAAGCCGAACACGGCTTAGAGCCTAAGGATGTTGTTTTTTCGGCGGCGGCCATTCAAAAAATTATCGAAGATTATACTCGCGAGTCGGGCGTACGGGGCTTGGAACGGAAAATTGGCGCCGTTACCCGGAACATTGCTAAAGCCAAAGCAATGGACGAAGAATTTAAAAAAATAATCGAGCCAGCCGATGTCGTAAAAATTCTGGGACCAGAAATCTTTGATAAAGAAATGTACCAGGATAACGATACCGCCGGCGTAGTTACCGGATTAGCCTGGACGTCGGTAGGCGGTGATATTTTGTTTATCGAATCTATCCTGAGCCGGGGTAAAGGTAAATTAACTTTATCGGGGCAACTGGGCGATGTAATGAAAGAATCGGCCATTACGGCACTTTCTTATCTGAAAGCACATGCTTTGGATTTGAGTATTGATTACCGGATTTTTGATCAGTACGATTTGCACATTCACTTTCCGGAAGGAGCCGTACCCAAAGATGGTCCTTCGGCGGGTATTGCTATTTTTACTTCAATTGCTTCGGTGTTTACCCAGCGCAAAATACGTTCGCATTTGGCTATGACCGGTGAGATTACCTTGCGGGGTAAAGTTTTGCCGGTAGGTGGCATCAAAGAAAAAATATTAGCTGCTAAACGGGCCGGTATAAAAGATGTGATTTTGTGCCAGAAAAACCGGAAGGATATCAACGAAATTCCAACTGAATACTTGAAAGACTTGCAAATTCACTTTGTAGATAAGGCGCCGGACGTGCTGCAAATTGCTTTACTCCAGGAAAAAGTAACTAATCCGTTAAACCTGGAACTGAGCGAACCTGTACCTCCCGTTCCGGCTGAAGTTTAGATTAAAAATTTAAAAAATGGTTCTAATCTGGAAGGAATGCCGATAAATTACCGAACCATTTTTACTTTTTTAATTTTTATACAAGCGTTTCCGGGCTGGAGCCAGGTAGGCAGCCGGCAAACTTTTTCTTTTTTAGATTATCCGGCGGGTGCTCGCTTAGCCGCTTTGGGCAGCATAAATGTTTCCTCACCCAGTACCGATGTTACGATGCTGCAGGCCAATCCGGCGTTATTGCAATCCGAGATGCATCAACACCTGGCGCTGAGCTATACCGATTACCTGGCCGATATTTCGTTAAGTTCCGTTTTTTACGCCGTCAATCATCCTAAACTTGGACAATGGGGAGCAGGATTACAGTATATGGGTTACGGTGCCTTCACCCAAACAGATCCAACGGGTGTAGCAACAGGTAGTTTTTCGGTGCATGATTATGTGTTAAGTGTTACACATGCTACTACCATTAAACCGTTTACTTTAGGAGGAACCCTGAAAATAGCACTTTCGGGAATTGCCGAGTATAAAGCGGTAGCGGCTTTGGTAGATTTAGGTGGCGTTTATAAACATCCGGAAAAAGAATTGTACATAGGCTTAGCGCTTAAAAATATTGGTTATCAGCTTAAAACATATACCGGCGAGAACCAGGAAGCCATGCCTTTTGACGCCCAGCTTGGGTTAACTTACAGGCCGGAGCACCTGCCTGTGCAATTATCGATAACGGCGCATCACTTGCAACAATTTAATATTAGTTACACCGACACCGCTCAAACCAGCCTATATCTAGTAAATGCGCCTGCGCAATCGTTTGGTGATAAAATAGCCCGGCATTTTGTGGTAAGCAGTCAGTTTTTACTCAGTAAAAATTTTAACGTGCTGTTCGGTTACAATCATTTACGCCGGCAGGAGCTGCGTCTGGAAACTAAATCAGGCGGGGCGGGTTTATCTGTAGGAGCTACCGTGCGAATAAAAACGTTTGAGCTAACTTTTACCCATGCGTATTACCACGTAGCGGGCGCGAGTAATGCATTTACGGTTATTTCTAATGTAGCGCCCCTTTTTAAAAAGAAAACTAAGGTTTAATCTGTTTTATTACTTTTGAATGTATAATTTCTCTTCTACTATTACTAAAATTTAAAAAAATACTCCCGCCAGGAGATCTATTCTGGAACCTACCATTATGCTAGATACCACCCAATATTTAACCCCGGTTCAAATTGTAGCCGAACTAGATAAGTACATAATTGGGCAGCACGAAGCCAAACGCAACGTAGCCATTGCATTGCGTAATCGCTGGCGCCGGATGCACGCTGCTGCCGACATGCAAAACGAAATAGTACCCAATAATATATTAATGATTGGCGCTACCGGCGTAGGTAAAACCGAAATTGCCCGCCGTTTAGCCAGTATTGCCGATGCGCCATTTACCAAAGTAGAAGCTTCTAAATTTACCGAAGTAGGCTACGTGGGCCGCGATGTAGAAAGTATGGTGCGCGATCTGGTAGAACAATCCGTAAACATGGTAAAAACCCGCCGGAAAGAAGAAGTAAAATCACAAGCGGCCCAAGCCGTAGAAGATATTATTCTGGATGCTTTAATTCCGCCCATAACTACTACGCCCGCTAAGCCATACGCCGGATTTTCTTCGGTGAATGATGATAGCCAGATGCCAGACAGCGATCAGGAATTAAACGAACGGACGCGCGAAAAATTTCGGGTCAAAATCCGGAATGGCGAACTCGACGACCGGAAAATAGAAATAAAAGTACAGCAGAATAGCTCCACCGGCGTGGGCGTTTTAGGTCCTGGCATCGACGAAGCTTCCATGATGAATATTCAGGAAATGATTAGCGGCATGATGCCCAAGAAAACCCGCAAGCGCAAAGTAAGTATTGCCGAAGCTCGTAAAATTTTACTGGAAGAAGAAGCCGTAAAGCTGATTGACATGGACGAAGTAAAAGAAGAAGCCATCCGGAAAGCGGAAAATGCCGGCGTAATTTTTATTGACGAAATTGATAAAATTGCTTCGGCGAGTAATAAAGGCGGGGGCGGCCCCGATGTAAGCCGTGAAGGCGTGCAACGCGATCTATTACCGATTGTGGAAGGCAGCACGGTTAGTACCAAATACGGCGTTATTAAGACTGATCATATTCTGTTTGTGGCGGCCGGTGCTTTTCACGTGGCTAAACCTTCAGACCTGATTCCGGAGCTACAAGGTCGTTTCCCGATCCGGGTAGAACTGAACAGCTTAACTAAGGAAGATTTTTACAGTATTCTCAAATTTCCGAAAAACGCCTTAACCAAGCAGTACGAAGCCTTGCTGCAAGCCGAAGACGTAGAATTAACTTTTTCGGATGATGCCTTACACAAAATTGCCGAAATTGCTTTTGAAGTAAACGCCGA
Proteins encoded in this window:
- the lon gene encoding endopeptidase La, encoding MDYNAAILHELFLANSRSDDPEDMISIITTEPENDDFASKKIPELLPILPVRNTVLFPGVVLPITVTRKKSIRLVRKAYRGNKILGVIAQKNTKSDDPTLADLYAVGTMAKILKMLVLPDGNTTIIIQGQTRFQIKEVVREIPYLTATVSYCQESFPAKPSKEVKALVQSLKDAAAKMLKLNPEIPQEAQVALDNIDSPSFLTHFLSSNINVEVQQKQSLLEINDGVERGTTLLQLMLREIQMLEIKHEIHNKVHTDIDQQQRDYFLRQQIKVLQDELGFDGPDQEIERFREAAKKKKWPEAVAKHFNKEIEKLARLNPAAAEYPVSVNYVEFLLELPWGEYTRDNFNLKRTKKILDADHYGLEKVKERIIEYLAVLKLKNDMKAPILCLYGPPGVGKTSLGRSIAKSLGRKYVRMSLGGVRDEAEIRGHRKTYVGAMPGKIVSQIKKIGSANPVIVLDEIDKISSDFRGDPSSALLEVLDPEQNSTFVDNYLEVEYDLSKVLFIATANALDTIQPALRDRMEIIDITGYTIEEKTEIAKKHLVPKQKAEHGLEPKDVVFSAAAIQKIIEDYTRESGVRGLERKIGAVTRNIAKAKAMDEEFKKIIEPADVVKILGPEIFDKEMYQDNDTAGVVTGLAWTSVGGDILFIESILSRGKGKLTLSGQLGDVMKESAITALSYLKAHALDLSIDYRIFDQYDLHIHFPEGAVPKDGPSAGIAIFTSIASVFTQRKIRSHLAMTGEITLRGKVLPVGGIKEKILAAKRAGIKDVILCQKNRKDINEIPTEYLKDLQIHFVDKAPDVLQIALLQEKVTNPLNLELSEPVPPVPAEV
- the porQ gene encoding type IX secretion system protein PorQ, translated to MPINYRTIFTFLIFIQAFPGWSQVGSRQTFSFLDYPAGARLAALGSINVSSPSTDVTMLQANPALLQSEMHQHLALSYTDYLADISLSSVFYAVNHPKLGQWGAGLQYMGYGAFTQTDPTGVATGSFSVHDYVLSVTHATTIKPFTLGGTLKIALSGIAEYKAVAALVDLGGVYKHPEKELYIGLALKNIGYQLKTYTGENQEAMPFDAQLGLTYRPEHLPVQLSITAHHLQQFNISYTDTAQTSLYLVNAPAQSFGDKIARHFVVSSQFLLSKNFNVLFGYNHLRRQELRLETKSGGAGLSVGATVRIKTFELTFTHAYYHVAGASNAFTVISNVAPLFKKKTKV
- the hslU gene encoding ATP-dependent protease ATPase subunit HslU, which produces MLDTTQYLTPVQIVAELDKYIIGQHEAKRNVAIALRNRWRRMHAAADMQNEIVPNNILMIGATGVGKTEIARRLASIADAPFTKVEASKFTEVGYVGRDVESMVRDLVEQSVNMVKTRRKEEVKSQAAQAVEDIILDALIPPITTTPAKPYAGFSSVNDDSQMPDSDQELNERTREKFRVKIRNGELDDRKIEIKVQQNSSTGVGVLGPGIDEASMMNIQEMISGMMPKKTRKRKVSIAEARKILLEEEAVKLIDMDEVKEEAIRKAENAGVIFIDEIDKIASASNKGGGGPDVSREGVQRDLLPIVEGSTVSTKYGVIKTDHILFVAAGAFHVAKPSDLIPELQGRFPIRVELNSLTKEDFYSILKFPKNALTKQYEALLQAEDVELTFSDDALHKIAEIAFEVNAEVENIGARRLQTVVSQLLNEFLFDVPDKIGANAKIIITAEMVDEKLSGMVKNRDLSQYIL